Proteins encoded within one genomic window of Mesobacillus subterraneus:
- the greA gene encoding transcription elongation factor GreA, translating into MATEKVFPMTQAGKEKLEHELEQLKTVKRKEVVERIKIARSFGDLSENSEYDSAKEEQAFVEGRITTLENMIRNAKIIQEDEVSTDAVSLGRTVTFVELPDGDEESYTIVGSAEADPFDGKISNDSPIAKSLMGKKVGDEVTVQTPGGEMNVRITTIK; encoded by the coding sequence TTGGCTACAGAAAAAGTTTTTCCTATGACACAGGCTGGAAAAGAAAAGCTGGAACATGAATTGGAACAGTTAAAAACGGTAAAACGTAAAGAAGTTGTTGAGAGAATCAAGATCGCGCGCAGCTTTGGTGACCTATCAGAGAACTCTGAGTATGATTCAGCCAAAGAAGAGCAAGCCTTTGTTGAAGGCCGTATCACGACTCTTGAAAATATGATTCGCAATGCAAAGATCATCCAGGAAGATGAAGTTAGCACAGATGCAGTCAGCCTTGGCCGCACAGTGACTTTTGTCGAGCTTCCTGATGGGGATGAGGAATCGTATACAATCGTAGGAAGTGCTGAAGCAGACCCGTTTGATGGTAAAATTTCAAACGATTCTCCAATTGCTAAAAGCTTGATGGGCAAGAAGGTTGGAGATGAAGTGACTGTCCAGACTCCTGGCGGCGAAATGAACGTCCGCATTACCACAATTAAGTAA